The Amycolatopsis umgeniensis DNA segment CCTCCGCGCGATGGCCGGTGGATCAATCACAAAACCTTGACACACAAGGGAAATCCTGACATTCACGGGTGAAGTGGTCTACCCGATTGCACTATGGCGCGACCCCTCGTACAGGGGAAGACTCTTTCGTCGGGGCTCCCCGCACACCACTGGAAAAGCTCATCAGAGCTCGCACTTTCGTCAACGCCGACAAGCAGAAAAGTGTGGCCGACATGATCGAAAGCAACATGATCCCGAAGGAATTCCACTCACTGGCCGAAGTACAGGCGGCGGAGGAAGAAGGCCTGTTGGCCCGCCAGAACGTCGTGGGTGTCGCTCTCGGTACGAAGTGGTCGAAAGGCAAGGACACCGAGGAGAAGGCTCTCACGGTCCTCGTCGAGACCAAGCTCCCCCGCGACCTGATCCGCAAACAGGACGTCATTCCCCAGACCGTGTCCGGTGTTCCCACCGACGTGCAGGAGGTCGGCGTTCTCCAGGCGGGCCGCGGTCTCACCCAGACGAAGGGCAACGGACTGCCCGGCATGCTGGAGGAGTCCTCGGCGCCGACGCTGAGCCATCCCGAAGAACTGGCGCACGAACAGGTCGGCCCGTTCACGCTGGCCAAACGGTTCCGCCCGGCGTTCGGCGGCGTGAGCGTCGGCCACTTCAAGATCACCGCGGGCACTTACGGAACCGCCGTGTACGACGCCACCGCGTTCCCCGGGATCCCTCCCCGCTACTACATCCTGTCCAACAACCACGTTCTGGCGAACTCGAACGCCGCCGCCATCGGCGACCCGATCCTGCAACCGGGGCCGTTCGACGGCGGCACGGTGCCCGCGGACGTCATCGCGAAGCTCAGCCGGTTCGTCCCGATCAAGTTCATCCAGGCAGGGCAGCCCGCGCCGTTGAACCTCGTCGACGCCGCCATCGCCGAAGGCCAGTTCCATGACCTCGACCGGCGGATCTACTGGGTCGGCGACCTCAAGGGCACGAACGTCGCGCCCGCTGTCGGCACCGTCGTGCAGAAGACCGGCCGGACCACGAACTGGACGACCGGGCGGATCACCAACATCAACGCGACGGTGGACGTCAACTACGGCGGCGGCAGGGTGGCCCGGTTCGCGCAGCAGTTGCTGACCACGGCCTTCTCCGCGGGCGGCGACTCCGGCAGCCTGGTCGCGGATCTCAACGAGAACGCGGTCGGCCTCCTGTTCGCCGGTTCGCCGACGGTCACCGTGGTCAACCGGATCGTGCTGGTCGAGGCCGCGCTCGGGATCAGGGTGCACCCGTAGTGGCCGACGTGTCCGACAACGACACCGTCGACGCCGCCCTCGCCACGGCGTCACAGTGGCTCGACGACGTCCCCGGAGTGGTGGGGGTCGGGCAGGGCGAGGCCGAGGGGGCACCCACGATCGACGTGT contains these protein-coding regions:
- a CDS encoding serine protease, coding for MIESNMIPKEFHSLAEVQAAEEEGLLARQNVVGVALGTKWSKGKDTEEKALTVLVETKLPRDLIRKQDVIPQTVSGVPTDVQEVGVLQAGRGLTQTKGNGLPGMLEESSAPTLSHPEELAHEQVGPFTLAKRFRPAFGGVSVGHFKITAGTYGTAVYDATAFPGIPPRYYILSNNHVLANSNAAAIGDPILQPGPFDGGTVPADVIAKLSRFVPIKFIQAGQPAPLNLVDAAIAEGQFHDLDRRIYWVGDLKGTNVAPAVGTVVQKTGRTTNWTTGRITNINATVDVNYGGGRVARFAQQLLTTAFSAGGDSGSLVADLNENAVGLLFAGSPTVTVVNRIVLVEAALGIRVHP